CTCAAAGCTTTTATAGCCATCACAGACATTGATTTTTCCATATCAAAACCCATTTGCTTAACCTCACCCACAACTTGAGCAAACTTTTTACGGTTTTGCATCAAAGCAAGGGTAAAATGAGCTACCATCAGAGAAATACATGATTGGGGCATACCTGATTCTCTTAAGATCCCAATATTTGGCTCAACATTCTTAGAGTGGCCTTCCAAGAAAATCCGCGTGCAGTGCCTGAAAACTGAAGCAATTTTTCCCCCCGAAATCATACTCCTGAGGAAATTGTAAGTGGGTAGAATCTGTTTCTCCAAGCTTCTTGCCAAAAGAATCGGTTCATTACCCAGAGTTGTTGCAAGGTCCTCCTCTGAAACTCCAAGCGAAGTGGAAAACTCAAGCTTCGGCAAAAGGGTTTTCTCCGGATTGGAGTTAAGAAATTGTGGGTACGTCCTCACCAGCTTGGAGATCTGGGTCTCAGAGAATCCATGGTTTCTGAGAAAGGACACAACGGCGTCTGCTCTTTGGAGGATCGCAACTTGACCCACTTAGACGCTAAAATCGCACCTTCTGGGGACAACCCACATGAATTTATGAGGTAATTGACTGTGGAATCGTGGTGGGTTTCTGAGAGTTTTGAGGTGAAATGTCTGCACCGTAGCAGATTTTGAAGAGGAAAATGCGAGGCTTTTAGATCCCCAACCCTAACAACAAATCTTTTAGTTTTGGAAAAAAGTGAATAACCCAATCTGCCCGCCTTCAGGTTGAAGAGGGCTGCCATGTTAGACGCCGCCGGCACCGATCAATTTCAGGTGGAAAATCCAAAACCTCGCTGGCTCTTCCGTGCAAAGGGTTTTAGGATGCGTTTGTTGCACGGATCTCGCACTGGATTAGCTTTATTGCACAGGCTTACATTAGACTAAGTTAGGTGTAGTGTCGGACGGACTAAAAAGTTGGACAAtaacaaatatatttttaattcatattttattaatattttatattatttaattcatatttaataatattttattactaccactatcttttttttcttcttcagaaACCACCCATCCCCATTCCTTATTCTTTTCTGCTAATCTCCCAATTTCTTTCCAAGTTTGCTTCGTCCCTTTCCCTCtgtttcttcctctttcttcttcaccCCTCTCTCTTCATCTCcatctttttcttcctatttcTCTCTGCTCATCTCCCTCTTTTCTTCCTATTTTTTTTGGGACCCAATTGGCAAATTAGAACCCATTCAGAGTCTGGGTCATTTGGGTATTCATGGGTCTGCTTCTCTAGCATCAATAGCAAAGGTCTGCGATCAGGGAGTCTGGACTAGGTGGAGTGTGAGCAAAGTTGCTAAGCGTTTCAGACGCACATcgattttgcttttgttttttttttttttcttttttgttctgaATTTTGGATTTGGATCTAGTTTTGAAAATGGAAATATTGCATAAATTTTTGCCTTTTGTTTCCAATTTTGTGGGATCTGGGTTTGAAAATGGTAGATGATAAGGGCGAAGTAGGGCAGAGTTTGTATATGGGACCTGGGTTTCACATCTTGCGAGTAACAAGTTGATGGGAGGGCGAAGAGAGGAGGAACGAAGCAGGAGGAGTTGGGCTTAGCAATCCTGCCGATTTCGgagggtctcgctaagaccccCTAGCGAACTACTTAGTCCTGTTTATCGGGGCGAGTGTCATTAAAACTTGTCCCAATTTGTATCAAACACGGGACTAGACTCCCACTTAGTCTAGTCCAGTCTAATGAACGCTAGTGAGTGCAAACAAACACAACCTTAGGCTTTTAgcatttcatgtttttttttcttcaggttTTTACCACACAAATGGGGGTCCCTATCATCTCGTTTGGAGATATCAAATAtaatatgtcaaaattttatttgatagtTGATGTGACAAATTGAATACAAGTGTTAAATTCTCTTTTATTCCAATAGAtgtgtcaaatatttattttattattttattaggcttagagttacattaactattaaaaaataatcaaaattaattgTAGTTTTTATTCTATTGGTTGTTAATGGGAtccatgtattaaaaaaattcaattaaatatatttgactCATTTTTTGTTTACTATAAAAAAATGTAGTTAGAAAGTAAAGAGTCAAATGACTCACATGCCACATCATATATGGCATATCCATTAGAGAACACCTAAATATCTTTTAATCATATTTGgcatatttgacatctcctttggagatgtaCTTATGTTTTTAACAAGTTAtcaatttgattctttgagttTCAAACTCATCAATTTTATCCACTAATGACAGTCCTCCCCAATTTTCAAGCCTTCCAACTTAATTTTCCTATGCCTTGCtgcatatttattttttgtcttattttttcttttccgtTAATAAATGCCTTTCTTGGTGAGATTATTTGTCAGTATTTTGTaatgaacattttaattttggattgGTGTGTTGATAGCTTCTCCTAGGTCTACTTTGTTGTAACAATATATTTGTTACTGGAGTTGATGTTACTCATTGTCGATGAGTGACATGCCGTTTGCTATATTCAAGATTGTGTTAGTAAATTTTCTCAAATGTCAATTTTCAAAGTGTTTGACTTTTTTCATCATGAATGGAATTCCTTTGACTTTAGAATGTGAGTTTGAGTGTGAAAGATTTTACGATTTGGGTGCATTTCCtttgcttattcttgaacttgtCTCGTCCTCAAATCTACTATTACGATTATAACTAGTTTAGGCCAATgacctttttgttttgttaaaatttcTTTGAATTGAAGAGCTCCATAATATAATGAAACCGATATCATTTTATCCTAAAATATTCTAGCTCACAAAAAGCGAAaacaaaatcataaaacaaataaaataaaaaattaaaatcgtaagaaaaaaaatcacttcaccaaacaaaaaatgaaaagagaaaaaaaaaggaaaacaaatgaaaaagacttgaaaactttgagttttaactataaggacaaaataaagggcaaattgaatagtaccatgattgactttttagtgtaaaaatgtggtttttcgttcaagtgaacaataccgggagTTTTTCATTAGAGTTCCAAAAAAAACAACATGTTGCAAATTGCAAGTTACAAGACAAAACacaaccttctctctctctctagtttctctttctttcttttctttctttctttctttctctctctaaaaaggctaaaacccttttttctttgttggtGTAGATTTCTTTCCTTGTTAGCCCAACACCCCACCTGATCATTCATTTCTCTCaaatctccattttctctccccATTTTATTTATGGATCTGCACTTTCCCACTCCCAACCCGACCTTCTAAGCTCCCCCAGAGCTCTGAAATCCTAAACTCAAATCCGATCGATTCAATTTAGCTGAACGAAAAGCAGCCGGAATCCGATGAAAGTGCAGTGCTGCTTGGTGTGCCAGACCCATTACGACAAGGAGGAAAGGGTTTCGCTTTTGCgtctgtttgggttaatatttaacttTAGGCTTGAAGTGAAAGAAGCCTAAAAGAGCTCGAGAAAACAGGTTTTGCCCGAGGCCTAGAGTCAAGCCCAGATACCCATCTCGAGATAATATGATGGTTACCCATTTAATGCAAAGGTTAGGTGCTTACAAGAGAAGTGATAACTAATGAGAGTCCACCTATCCtcggcccaaaagcactttttgaATGGCAGAACATGTAAAAATGCTGATGACTCACTGCCCTTCAATTGCTTTTGGGCAAGAGCAGAAACTACACACTCGGTTTAattcgtctataaaaggaggaagatttgcatccaaaagctgTAATTAGCCCAGATCTCAGATTCTGCACCCTTTTAGCCTTATACTCCCCTTAAAAAGATATCTTTTGTCtagtgtaaaagctctgctacccttTCTAAATGAtgtagtatcgattctcttGTAGACTTGTTTACCACTCATCTTACTTTAGTACTTAACCCTCTGTAgctacaaagagaagaaacCGCAAGACGTTTAAactttgcccgacaaggtgaaatcttgcccgactctctttgttttgtctttaAGTTGATAGATCTAGTGATATGATGTATTCCCCAGtatatattcaagtcatttccagtGTTTTGATGAATCAAAGTTTCATCAGTTCTCAGATCTGGTTCATTTAGTGGTTTTACTGTTATGAAGAGACTAAGTGTGAATTAAACCGATGGCTTGATCATATAAGGACCTCCACCTTTTAAGCATACAAGATAACcaactaaaagtccttgatctcaaggcacagaaaagaacttaatgtagactcAACCCATCTACAATGATCATTTGATAACAAGAAATCAtaataacttggggcgcaagtaatcagcTTAAACACACTTGTTTTACATTTGCCATActgagatggcagtggcacaccTAAgaatttagttagttttgattgtgagttTTAAGACTTATAccaaaggccccacaaaggcacctttcagaactaactttgtcATCTTCTTACCGTATTTTGGCAAACTGGAGCCCGACAATTGACCAAAATGCCAACTCCTCGGGGAGCTATATGCTCGAGCCAGGGACCCCTCCCAGTGAGATTTCCTGCTTGAACAGCTTTAGTGTGGCCATGGCTTCTGCAAGAACTGCTTGTCCAAAATGTTCTCTTCGTGTCCGGATACTACCTTCGTCTGCCCCTACTGCTGCTATGTCACAGTTGTCAGGAACTCCGTTTAGGCCCTCTGCAAGAACTTCGTTGTGCTTGCCTTGATTCACTCCAGCTCTAATGGTGTCTCGTCTGCTGCTACCGCTAATTTCGATTACGATTACACAGAAGACGACGATGAGGATGGGGATCGACGATGTGCTCGTGGAGCCCACACGTCGAGCTCGGGTGGGTGTGAACAGGCGATCGAGCTGGTGGTGCACCATAGCTTGAAGTTGGTTTCTGAGAAAAGACAAAACAGAGTATGGTTTCTCTAGGGATCACAACCCGACCATCTTGGAGGCCGAAATTGCACCTTCTGGGGACAACCCACATGAGTTTATGAGGTAATTGACTTTAAACTCATGGTGAGTTTCTGAGATTTCTGAGGTGAAATGTCTGCAGAGTAGCAGATTTTGAAGAGGAAAATGCGAGGGTTTTAAATCCCCAACCCTAACAACAAATCTTTTAGTTTTGGAAAAAAATGGATAACCCAATTTGCGTGCCTTCAGGTTGAAGAGGGCTGTCATGTTAGACGCCACCGTCACCGATCAATTTCAGGTGGAAAATCCAAAACCTCGGCGGCTCTTCCGTAGCCTTACACTACTAGGAATGCCCCTGCGGGTTTTCAAACTATAATCGACAACCTACATGAATAATATCcatagaaaaattaattgaaattgCTGCAGCAATACAATTGCAAATTGCATTCTTAAATGTAGCAATTTAGACAACACACATTTTATCTAAGTAACGCTCACAAAACCACAAACAACCTCATAAAAGGTACTAACTTAGAATCAAATCAAGTATATAGGATCACACTTGCACTCAATAGAGGGGAACCAATCGAAAGCAAATTTGTAGCTTTTCTAACTTTATTGTTTGGCCTAAAGAGAATTTGTGGGCAATAACCCTAAAAGCTGtcgaataaaaaataaaacaaaattttacaaAT
This is a stretch of genomic DNA from Malus domestica chromosome 02, GDT2T_hap1. It encodes these proteins:
- the LOC103434683 gene encoding uncharacterized protein, which codes for MVHHQLDRLFTPTRARRVGSTSTSSIPILIVVFCVIVIEISGSSRRDTIRAGVNQGKHNEVLAEGLNGVPDNCDIAAVGADEGSIRTRREHFGQAVLAEAMATLKLFKQEISLGGISKLVRTYPQFLNSNPEKTLLPKLEFSTSLGVSEEDLATTLGNEPILLARSLEKQILPTYNFLRSMISGGKIASVFRHCTRIFLEGHSKNVEPNIGILRESGMPQSCISLMVAHFTLALMQNRKKFAQVVGEVKQMGFDMEKSMSVMAIKALSSANSKSIWTRNCEVYKRWGWSEDDVLSAFKRHPVCMTRSEKKIMQVMEFVVNKMGLSSQMIVKAPVIMGYS